The Acinetobacter sp. WCHA45 DNA window TTGTTCCCCTCACCATTTATGTAGGTCCGTATTTAGGGCGATTGATTGAAACTTCATTACTTGAAGTGAATGAGGGTATTATTGAATCAGCTCAAGCTATGGGTGCCTCACCTTGGCAGATCATTTTTAAATTTATTATCCCCGAAGCACGTAGCTCATTAATTTTGAACCTGACCACAGGGACGATTTCCTTAATTGGTGCAACTGCAATGGCTGGCGCAGTTGGTGCAGGAGGTATCGGTGATTTAGCTATTTCCTATGGTTATCAACGTTTTGATACCAGTGTTGTTATTTTAACCGTGATTGTACTGCTAATTTTAGTTCAACTGGTTCAATCATTTGGTGATTGGTTAGCAAAATTACGCTAATCACAGCAACAGACAAAGCTCTCATTTTGAGGGCTTTTTTTGTACCTTTCTATTTTAAGGAAAGTAAATTTCATTTGCAGCTTTGAATGTATTAACATGTAAAGGCACTAAATTATCCAGTTCTTGATACCCACCCGCCAATACAAACAGTAATGGAATTTTCATTTTTTTTGCCATTTCAAAAACTAAGCGATCTCGCTCATATAACAACTCAGTGGTAAACCATTTTGAACCATATTTATCTAGTTGGTGGCAGTCCATACCAGCTTGATAGATGATTAGCTCTGCTTCCCAATGTGAGGCATATTGAAACGCTTCAAAAATTGCTTCGCGATACAAATCAAAATTACCCTGTTTAGGATGAATATAGCGAGTCAAACTACGTTCACCAGCTTTACAACCAAAACGAATCCCAAAAATTCCGAAATTGACCAGATTGGTGAGTCTATTGGTAAATATTGCCGTTCCATCTCCGCCATGCTGATCACAGTCCATCACAAAGATACGTTTTTCAGAATTTTGTTTAGCAACCAGAGCCAAACCATTAAAGGTACAATATGCCGCACCAGACTCATAACTGGCATGATGAAAACCCTGTGCGATATTGGCCGCAATCCCCTCTTTAAAGGCAATATCAGCGCCAAGCAACTGCCCTGCCTGTACTGATAGGATTGCGTCCCTTAATTGCTCATTCCACGGTTTAAAGCCCTGTATGGTTGCAAATGCAGATTCTCCCGATAAAAAGGCTTCCACATATTCTGGGTTATGTAGTTTTTTTAATATCTCAGTATCAATTAAACCTGGATCAATTAAATCAACCATTTGATGAGTTCGCAGCACATCAGCGACGGCTGTCAGTTTTTCCATACTGTTGGTATGTGTTCTTGCAAAATAGCGTGGTGAATAACAAGCTTTTAGCATGGATGCCCTACATAAATTTGATCTTTTGCAATCTCAATCAATTGACTTAGTTCCGTGGTATCAGGTCTAAATAATCCATTATCAACCTGTTGTTTAAAATGATACCCAAACGCACGCGCACGGTTTTTTGGCGAAACAACCAGTGTCGTTAATCGTAAAAACCAAAAACCATTCATTTGAGCAATTGGAATCACATATCCTTTATATTGTTTATTAGGCTTCTTTTCCAGCGCATCGCTTTCATAACTTGCAGAGAAAAGACTTCCTGCTGGTAAGCGCACCCCATTCATCATCAATGGCACGAGACTGATACAAGAGTGATTATCCCCCATATTCAGTTTCTCCATCATAATGGGTAAACCGCTATCATCCACAAAAATATTAATTTCACCTTGTCGCAATAAACGATGATGTGCAATTCGCAAGAAAAATTTTTCTGCCATCGGACATGAGCCAACTTTGGGCTTTTCCTCTAGAGAATGACACTCAATCATTTCAATTTGATCAATTGTTTGTGGAAGAATAATATCTGCAAGTAATTGGCAAATTAAAATGCTTTTTTCAAGCTCTGCATATTGATGGATTTTTCTAAGCTTCGCTTGAAAATCAACTTCTTGTTGCAAATTCTGAGTAAATGTATCTTGTGAATTAGAACGTTCTAAATATTGTTGCACATCAATATTAATATCCAAATTACGCCAAGTTTCCAACACTAAACAATATGAAGAACTTTGATTTAAAATGTTTTTCAATCCTTTAACCTCGTAGTCTTCAAAAATACGAAAATCTTGGAATCCCAACATATCACGGGGTTGTGAGACAAACTCAGCAATCAAACGTGTTGCCTGAGTATAACCACAACCACGGCGTTCAGTTTGATGACTAAAGTGCTCATTCAGCATTTCTGTGAGTTTGGAAGACAAAGGATATAAATATTTTTTGAAGATAACGACAATCTCATGATCTACCAAATCAGTCATAATGCTCTCACTGTATTCTTATGATTTATTTTTCATTTCATCTTTAAATGTTTTACTTCGTTAAATATTGTTAAATCTAATTTTTAAACTATGTTAGCTTTAATTAAGTATTTTCACACCACCAAAGATGAATATAAACCATTAATTTATCAAAATTTTATATCATATTTATAGAAAAAGTATAACTTGTCAACCTGAAAAATACTTGATGATTGAAGCTGTCATAATATACCCTAAAAAGTCAGCATTCTGTATCAATTCTTACGCAAGCTTTTGCACTCTTATACATTTACACTTAAACTAACTGTGATTTGATTATTCAAATACTTTATTCATCAATAACCACATAAATCAGAGATTTAGGATTCGGCCATGCATTATAAAATTCATGCAATTGACGTAAAAAATGCCTTAAAAAACTATATTTGGTTATTAGAAGATACTCGTACGCAAGAAGTCGTAGCAGTTGACCCTACAGAAGCAGCACTTGTTACCGATTTTTGCGAACAACATCAACTTGAGTTGAAACAAATCTGGTTAACACATTGGCATCGAGATCATACTGATGGTGTACAAGGTCTATTGGCTGAGCAAAATTCACCCGTTTTTGGTCCACGTGATGAACTCAGTAAAATTTCGTTTATATCCAATCCACTGCAACATAATGACCATTTTCACTTTAATGATTTAAAAGTTGAAATTATTGCAACACCAGGGCATACACTAGGTCATATTGTTTATTTTATTGAAGAAATAGACACGCTTTTCTCTGGTGACACATTATTTGCAATGGGCTGTGGGCGCCTATTTGAGGGTTCTGCTGAACAAATGTACCACTCATTAAATCGCTTAGCTGCGTTGCCAATACAAACCAAAGTTTATTGTACACATGAATATACGCTTGCAAATGCAGAGTTTGCATTAACAATTGAACCTCAGAATGTTGCATTACAAGAACGCATAAAGGAAGTCAAAGCATTGAGAGATGCTGAACAAATTACTCTGCCAAGTACAATTGAATTAGAGCTTGAAACAAATCCGTTCTTGCGCACAGAAAGTGTCGAAGATTTCGCAAGGATCAGAGCGCTTAAAGATCAGTTCTAATTTTAAAGTTCTACTTTTTAAAGGCTAAACTTTAGTTTTTAAAAAGTAGAAAGTGAAATGATTTTTTACATTTATTTTGGATCAAAACCCAATGCGAGAAAAAACAATACAAGTAAATTAAATCAATTATTTAAATAATTTTATCAGATAAAATTTAAGTTTAATTTCAGTTTCAATCAATCTAATTTTACATTAGTTACATGAAGAAAAATAAATATATGCAATCCCCCTTTAAAAATTTTTAGGTCACCCTTATTAATAAATACAGGTTAAAAGGAGTTCTGGAATGAAAAACAGAGTTGTGAAAGCAAAAAATTTATTGGCTTTTCGTATTTGGTTAGAAAAATTAGGATATTCAGTAAAAAGTTTAGCCGACAATAAAGGTTTTACCTTTAGTTTTAAAAAAGAATACGGTTTGGTCACGTGTGACTTATCTGGAAATGCCTTAGCCATGCAGCTTGGCGAAGAATTTGAAGATCATTTAAAAGCTTAATGCGATTCTTTTGTGCATACATAAGGATTTCAAAGGGATTTGGAATCCTTGTTCGTTCATTCAAAAAATTTAATCACTTATCCCAATCTAATTCTTCATTTTATAATCATCTCAAACAAAATAACATTGGAACTAAAGTCATTTCCAAGTATTATAATGCCCAGTCGAGGGATGCTGCAACGATTGATTAGCACTAAAAATCAATTTGCCAGGCTCGACGATCGGTTAGACGCTCGTGCTAACCAACAACGGCATCCGCGAACAGAATGATCCATACTATTTTTCTAGGAGATCCTGATGAACGCGGTTACTGCTTCATTTACAGATTATAAAGTCGCTGATATTTCTCTTGCTGACTACGGCCGTAAAGAAATCAAACTTGCTGAAGCAGAAATGCCAGCTTTAATTGGTTTACGTAAGCGTTATTCAGCAACTAAACCACTTGCTGGCGCAAAAATTTTGGGTTGTATTCATATGACAATCCAAACTGCAGTTTTAATCGAAACACTCGTAGAACTTGGTGCTGAAGTTCGTTGGACATCATGCAACATCTTCTCTACTCAAGATCACGCTGCTGCTGCTATCGCTGCTGCGGGTATTCCTGTGTTTGCTTGGAAAGGCGAAACTGAAGAAGAATACATGTGGTGTCTTGAACAACAAATCAATGTAAATGGCACACCTTGGGATGCCAACATGATTCTTGATGATGGTGGTGATTTAACCCTACTTGTTCACGAAAAATACCCTGAAGTGATTGCAAAAATCCACGGTGTAACAGAAGAAACAACAACAGGTGTTCAACGTCTGTATGAAATGTTACGTGATGGTACGTTAAAAGTTCCTGCAATCAACGTAAATGATTCCGTAACGAAATCTAAAAACGACAACAAATATGGTTGCCGCCATTCTCTAAATGATGCGATCAAACGTGGTACAGATATGTTGTTATCTGGTCGTCGTGCACTTGTAATCGGTTACGGTGACGTAGGTAAAGGTTCTGCACAATCACTTCGTCAAGAAGGTATGATTGTACGTGTCACTGAAATTGACCCAATCTGTGCAATGCAAGCATGTATGGACGGTTACGAAGTTGTATCTCCATACAAAAATGGTGTTCAAACAGGCAAGAAAGAAGACATCAACCTTGATCTTCTTCAAAATACTGACCTTATCGTAACGACAACAGGTAACTACCACGTTTGTGATTCTGCAATGTTAGATAGCTTAAAAGCAGGTGCTGTAGTGTGTAACATCGGTCACTTTGATACAGAGATCGACACTGCATACTTACGTGGTTACAAGTGGGTTGAAGTTAAGCCTCAAGTTCACCAAGTGTATCGTTCAGAAAATGAAAATGATTACTTAATCCTTCTTTCTGAAGGGCGTTTAGTGAATCTTGGTAATGCAACAGGTCACCCATCACGTATTATGGATGGTTCTTTTGCTAACCAAGTGTTAGGTCAAATGCACTTGTTCGCTGAGAAATTTGCCGATCTTCCTGAAGATCAAAAAGCTGCGAAAATCCGTGTAGAACTGATTCCTAAGAAATTAGATGAAGAAGTTGCTGCTGCAATGGTGCTTGGCTTTGGTGGTGTATTAACCCAGTTAACGCAAGTACAAGCAGATTACCTCGGCGTTGCTGTGGAAGGTCCATTCAAATCTGACGCTTATAAATACTAAGAAAATTAGGGCAGACGTTTACGGACTGCCCTTTTTTTCTAAAATAATGTCTAAGCGATTAAAAAAGGATTTGAAATGACGAAACGTGTTCCTATTTCTTTTGAATTTTTCCCGCCAAAAACTGATGCTGGCGCTGAAAAGTTACGTATCGTTCACCAAGAACTACAGCGATTAAACCCAGAGTTTTTCTCCATTACTTATGGTGCTGGTGGTTCTACTCGTGAACGCACTTTAGCAGCCATTAATGATTTTAATGGCAAAGGTACGCCCGTCGCCCCTCACCTTTCTTGTATTGGCGATGATAAAGCTCGTATTGCTGAGCTCTTAGATTTATATAAATCACAAGGGATTGACCGCATCGTAGCATTGCGTGGTGACTTACCTTCAGGTCAAGTTGGTCTTGGCGAATTACCTTATGCTCAAGATCTCGTTCGCTTTATCCGTGAACATTCAGGTGATCATTTCCATATTGAAGTTGCTGCGTACCCTGAAATGCATCCGCAAGCTGATAGCTTTGATGGTGACATTCAACGTTTTGTTGAAAAAGTGAATGCAGGCGCGAATGCAGGTATTACCCAATTTTTCTTCAATCCAGATGCTTATTTCTATTTCATCGAACGTATTGCTAAAGCTGGTGTGGATATTCCCATTGCACCAGGCATCATGCCAATTACCAATGCAAGTAATTTAATTCGCTTTGCGGATGGAACTGGTGCAGAAATTCCACGTTGGATTCGCAAACAACTTGCTGCTTATGGTGATGATAGCGAAAGTATTAAAGCCTTTGGCCATGAAGTGATTGTTAAACTTTGCGAACGTTTGATCGCTGGTGGTGCGCCAACACTCCATTTTTATTCAATGAACCAAACAGAGCCAACTCGACAACTCGTTGTTGATCTTGGTTTAAACTAATTTGTACGAGCCTTACCCAGCATGAATCGTTTTTATATCGAAACAGAATTAAATACCGGCAATTCGATTGAATTAACAGAATCGGTATTTCATCACTGGGTACGGGTGCTTCGTGCAAAAGAGCTAGATCAAGCCATCTTTTTCAATGGAAAAGGTGGTGAATATATCGTAACACTTACTGAAATTAATAAGAAAAATGCTTTTGTTTCTATTGATCAATTCAACCCTATAGATCGAACAGCGCCTGCTAAAGTAATTTTAGGCCAAGTCATGAGCAAAGGCGATCGTATGGATTATGCGATTCAAAAAGCCACTGAACTTGGTGTCACAACTATTCAATTATTGACTAGTGAACGTTGCGAAATGCGGTTAAGATATGAACGTGATCAAAAGAAATTAGATCATTGGCAGTCAATTGCGATTGCTGCGTGTGAACAATGTGGAATGAACAAAGTTCCAAATGTTCTAGCACCAATTAGTTTAACCGATTGGGTAAAATCGGCACAGCTACCACAATCACGTTTTGTGTTAGCGCCAAACAAAGACCAAGAAAATGTAGTACTAAATAGCCAGCCTGATTTAGCCCTATTGATTGGTCCAGAAGGTGGTTTAAGTGAAGCAGAAATTGATGCTGCTAACCAAAATCATTTTCAAAGCTGGTGTATTGGAGATCGTGTTTTAAGGACTGAAACCGCTCCAGTTGTAGCTTTATCAATTTTAAATTATCACTTTTCAACCAAATAAAGTGTTTGCATTGCTTTCCATCTGGTTTAACGGTAATTTAAAATAAAATAAAATTATATCGTGCTTACAAAAAACAATGATTGTATGCATAGATAAATAATGAAAAGGACTATTCTTTGTATGCTCGGGGTTCATGAAAAAAATTTGCCACCATTTGTTGATACGGATCAAATTAACTATACGAATCATGTACGTCTATTTATATTGAGTGTGTTTTTCATTTCTCTCTTAGATTATGTTTTATTTGGATTTTTTTATTCTTTTAGTACAAATATTTTTACGACTTGGATGAGTATTTGCCTGAGCATTTTATTTTGCTTTTATTGTATTTGTCATTTTTCGATAAAACATTATTCATCTGTTAGGTTTGCACATAAGACACGTATCGCTTTTCAAATTATTTGCTTTTTCACAGGATTATTACTGGGTATCAGTACGATTATCATCAATTATTTTTTGATCAAAGATGTACCAAATTTATCTGTTTCCCATATTTTAACTTTAACAGCACTACTACTCACTTCCTCACATATTATTGCCCTAACCTTTCTTACCCAACACGTTAAATATTTCTTTTTATTTTTTATTCCAAGTATTACCCCATTAGTTTTTTCTCAAATTTTACATCGCGACCAAGAACATACACTTTTTTATCTTGCTTATTATTCATCTTTCTTTGCGACACTTTTATGTGCACAAGCAACGTTTAAAATTCACCAACGCTTATACCAAGTTTTAGAAAAAAATAAACAATTGGTCGATGTAGCTGAACAACACAATCAATGGACCGAAGAACTTTGCCAACAATTACAACGTGAAGTGAATAAATCGAAAGATATTGAAGCTCAATTACAATTTAACAATCATTTATTAGAACAAAAAGTTCGCGAGCGTACTTTTGATTTAACAGAAATAAATAATAGTTTACAGGAACATCGTCAAAATTTGGCTTTTGCACATGAAACTGCGGGTATTCGACCTTGGGAATGGAATTTAGAAAATAATACTGTTGGGATTACCAATTCTCATCGTAAAGAAGTTACGCGTGATTCTGAGAATCACTATTCGTTGCTGCATAAAATTGTACATCCTGATGATCTTGAACGTGTTAAAAATACACTTTATAAACATATATGTGGCCAAACTAAACGTTACGAAGAAACTTTCCGCATTAAACGACCGAGTGGTGAATGGGTTTGGATTCATGATGTTGGCCAAGTCATTTTAAGAAATCCTAAAGATGATACCCCTCTACGCATGGTCGGTATTCATCGTGATATTAACCAAGAAAAGAAAGATCAAGAACGGCTAAAATTAGCAGCGAGTGTATTCGAACAGGCTTCAGAAGGTATCTTTATTCTGGATGATAGCTTCCACTATCTTGAAGTTAATCCTAAATATGAACAATTAACGGGTTTAGACAAACAGTTCATATTGGGAAAACAACTTTTTGAGATTACTAAACAAAATAAACAGCATCATCATAATTTTCATCTTTCTATCCTTGCTACTTTGCACGAAGAACATGAGTACGAAGGTGAGTTTCAGGAAACTTATCTTTCTGAAAAATCATGTTTCCTTTGGATCCATATGAACGCTGTAAAAGATGAATCAGATCGTGTGATTAATTATATCGGGATTGTCTCTGACCAAACTGAGCGTAAACATCAAGAGCAACGTTTATCATATTTAACCAATTATGATACCCTGACCGATCTACCTAATCGCTTCTATTATCACCAGCAACTGCATCAATATTTGGTTAATGAGGCTTCGATACAGAATTTAGCAGTTATCCGAATCAATATTGACCGTTTTCGTGCCTTGAATGAATTACTCAGCAATCAAGCGGGTAATGAGCTTTTGAAGCAAGTTGCACAACGTTTGCGTATCAGTAATATTGATGCACTTTTAGTCTCACATTTAAGTGCAGACGATTTTGTAATCATTTATGAAATTTCACCGTTACATCCGCCAATTCATCAGTTATGCAGTAATATTGTTGAAGCCTTTAGCAAACCCTTTTATATCGCTAATCAAGAGTATGTGGTCAGTATTTCGATTGGAGTTGCGATTTACCCTGAACACGGTCGTCAAGTTGACAATTTAAATACCCATGCAGAGCAAGCCTTAACAGAAGCCAAACGCTTAGGTGGAAATACAATCCGCTATTATTCTAGTGAGCGAACTAACTTCGTCGTTAAACATACTGATTTAGAGCTTGACTTGAGAAAGGCGATTCAGAACAATGAACTCGTTGTATATTATCAACCAAAGCTCACTGCTCAGAATTGTCAAATTAATGGATTTGAAGCACTCATTCGTTGGAAACATCCAACGAAAGGACTAATCATGCCCGATATTTTCATTCCTTTAGCAGAAAGTACCAGTCTAATTTCTGATATTGGACGATTTGTGTTGTATGAGGCAGCGAAACAGTTACAAGAATGGCAAAAACTAGGTTTTACGAACATCCACATTGCTGTAAACATTGTTGCTCAACAAATTTTGCGTGGTCAGTTATTGCATGATATTGATGCTGTACTCGATCAATACTCTATTACAGGTGAAAATTTAGAGTTAGAAATTACCGAGTCAGCATTTTTAGAAAATACTGAGAGTGTTAAAACAATTTTGTGTACATTGAAAGAACGTAATATTTCAATTGCACTGGATGACTTTGGCACAGGCTATTCTTCTTTGGCTTATTTAACTGAATATCCAATTGATATTTTAAAGATTGATCGTGCATTTATTTCGAAAATTGGTAATGCAAAACAAGATGCGATTGTTAATGCTATGATTGCCATGGGTAAAACAATTGGCTTAAAAGTTGTCGCTGAAGGCGTTGAAACAGAACAGCAATGTGAATATTTGAAACGACAAAACTGTGACATATTACAGGGTTACTTATTTGCCAAACCCTTAACTGCCGTACATGCAACTGAATACTTACAGCAACATATGCGCCTAGCAATTGCAAGATATTCCAGTTAAAACCATATTTTGAGCTTTTGGCAGTTTAATTTACACCCAATATGAATTGTCAATAAGCCTATACGTTCAGTGAAAATAAGCTTTTTTGACTGGGCGAAAACATGAACTAGTGCTATATTCTTGTGCACTTATATTAATATAATCATCAGTCATGTATATGCCTGATGATTATCGGAACAATCGAGACTCAGATGGACGATCAATCTTTAAAAGAAGCCGCTTTGTATTACCATGAATTTCCTACACCTGGAAAAATCAGCGTGACACCGAGTAAGCAACTCGTAAACCAACGAGACTTAGCGCTTGCGTATTCTCCTGGTGTTGCTGCTCCATGTCTGGAAATTGAACGTGACCCTTCTGCTGCTGCAAAATATACAGCACGTGGAAATTTGGTTGCCGTCGTGAGTAATGGTACAGCCGTGCTTGGTTTAGGAAACATTGGTCCTCTTGCTTCTAAGCCTGTTATGGAAGGTAAAGGCGTTCTATTCAAGAAGTTTGCTGGTGTTGATGTATTTGATATTGAAATTGCGGAAAATGATCCAGACAAGATCGTGGATATCGTTGCCGCATTGGAACCAACGTTTGGCGGTATCAACCTGGAAGACATCAAGGCACCTGAATGTTTCTATATCGAGAAGAAACTTCGTGAACGCATGAAGATTCCTGTGTTCCATGATGATCAACATGGTACCAGTATTATTGTAGGCTCAGCATTGTTGAATGCCTTGCAGATTGTGAACAAGAAAATTGATGAAATTAAAATCGTTGCATCAGGTGCTGGTGCTGCTGCATTGTCATGTTTAGATTTACTTTGTGCATTAGGCGTAAATAAATCGAATATTATTGTAGCTGATTCTCGTGGGCTTTTAACAACTTCACGTGAAGGACTTGATGAATCGAAAAAACGGTACGTTCAAGATATTTCTGCGACTCAATTACATGAAGTAATGGCTGGCGCAGATATGTTCTTGGGTCTTTCTGCAGCGGGAATTTTAACCAAAGAAATGGTTAAAGAAATGGCTGAAAACCCAATTATTTTTGCACTTGCAAATCCAGATCCAGAAATCTTACCTGAACATGCGCACGAAGTTCGCCCAGATGTGATTATGGCAACTGGTCGTTCAGATTATCCAAACCAAGTAAACAATGCACTTTGTTTCCCATATATTTTCCGTGGTGCACTCGATGTCGGTGCTACAACGATCAACGAAGATATGAAAATTGCTTGTGTACATGCGATTGCACGTATGGCACATATTGAAGCAGATGCTGCGACTTACGGTGAAAAATCTGCATCATTCGGTCGTGATTACTTGATCCCTCGCCCTCTAGACCAACGCTTGATTTTAGAAATCGCGCCTGCGGTTGCTAAAGCTGCAATGGATTCTGGTGTTGCGACACGTCCAATTGAAGATTTCTCTGCATATCGTCAAAGACTTTCTGAGTTTGTATATAACTCAGCATTCTTAATGAAACCGATTTTCTCACAAGCGAAAACTGACCCTAAGCGTATTGCATATGCCGAGGGTGAAGATCAACGTGTATTACGTGCAGTTCAAATTGTTGTAGATGAAGGTCTGGCTAAACCAATTCTTGTTGGTCGTACAGCCGTTATTGAAGACAATATCAGAAAACTCGGTTTACGCTTACAGCACGGTGTCAATATTGAAATCGTCGATCAAGAAAACAATCCTTTATATGATGATTTCTGGAAAGACTACTACAATACAATGCAACGTAAAGGCGTAACTGTTGAATATGCGCAACGTGAAGCACGTCGTCGTTCAACCTTAATCGCCGCATTGCTAGTTAAGTTCGGTAAAGCTGATGGTATGCTATGTGGTACTTATGCGAGCTACGATATCCATTTAGATTTCGTTAAAAACGTGATCGGTTTAAAAGAAGGTCGTAGTACATTCTTTACACTCAATGCATTAATGCTTGAAGATCGTAACTTGTTTATTGCCGATACCTATGTAAATACCAATCCAACTGCTGAACAACTTGCAGAGATGACTATTTTAGCAGCCGAAGAAGTGCGTCGTTTTGGTATGACCCCTCGTGTCGCTTTACTTTCTCACTCAAGTTTTGGAAGCGATCAAGTTGATCCAAGTGCTCAGAAAATGCGTGAAGTTTATCGTTTACTTTCTGAGCAAGCGCCTGAACTTGAAGTTGAAGGTGAAATGCATGGTGATGCTGCATTAGATGATAATATTCGTCATTTTGCATTTCCAAATTCACGCTTTAAAGGTTCAGCAAACTTGTTGATTATGCCGAATTTAGATTCTGCAAATATTTCATTCAACTTGTTAAAAGCAACATCTGGTAATAATGTAACGATTGGCCCAATCTTGTTAGGCGCAGCAAAGCCAGTTCATATTTTAACAC harbors:
- a CDS encoding NADP-dependent malic enzyme — translated: MDDQSLKEAALYYHEFPTPGKISVTPSKQLVNQRDLALAYSPGVAAPCLEIERDPSAAAKYTARGNLVAVVSNGTAVLGLGNIGPLASKPVMEGKGVLFKKFAGVDVFDIEIAENDPDKIVDIVAALEPTFGGINLEDIKAPECFYIEKKLRERMKIPVFHDDQHGTSIIVGSALLNALQIVNKKIDEIKIVASGAGAAALSCLDLLCALGVNKSNIIVADSRGLLTTSREGLDESKKRYVQDISATQLHEVMAGADMFLGLSAAGILTKEMVKEMAENPIIFALANPDPEILPEHAHEVRPDVIMATGRSDYPNQVNNALCFPYIFRGALDVGATTINEDMKIACVHAIARMAHIEADAATYGEKSASFGRDYLIPRPLDQRLILEIAPAVAKAAMDSGVATRPIEDFSAYRQRLSEFVYNSAFLMKPIFSQAKTDPKRIAYAEGEDQRVLRAVQIVVDEGLAKPILVGRTAVIEDNIRKLGLRLQHGVNIEIVDQENNPLYDDFWKDYYNTMQRKGVTVEYAQREARRRSTLIAALLVKFGKADGMLCGTYASYDIHLDFVKNVIGLKEGRSTFFTLNALMLEDRNLFIADTYVNTNPTAEQLAEMTILAAEEVRRFGMTPRVALLSHSSFGSDQVDPSAQKMREVYRLLSEQAPELEVEGEMHGDAALDDNIRHFAFPNSRFKGSANLLIMPNLDSANISFNLLKATSGNNVTIGPILLGAAKPVHILTPTATTRRLVNMTALTVAEIQQSQN